From Besnoitia besnoiti strain Bb-Ger1 chromosome X, whole genome shotgun sequence, one genomic window encodes:
- a CDS encoding ABC transporter transmembrane region domain-containing protein (encoded by transcript BESB_017760), with product MAPGREDGGEPRQENPSDSSPDAGNRHASRASPTMGDHGSCGETGGAGRGGRKPFYGRGKGKARPGSFESTGFFGKLLFTWVNPVISRCMRNSVRPEDLPPLGESDDVRYWSAYMARSLTDEENFAAQGKRQPSVIRALWRVFRWMLLWIFFVYIIRDGFGFLNTYFLKRLLQQDGVDAAGLQRTLVIGSLISVVQLVQMFVETAIDFYTCRVYMRVEICLLTALFKKVIQPDAVAPPAVILRESLREEEEDLEAEAAGTRAGTLAGLGERTAAAGGGGERKKMTNKQDKEASRGFQGNVFNLMFVDIPSLASLIFTFVDVAMLPVRIGLAAVMLYMQVGVAAEVPGLIAVLVITVVTTGLEIINASMKTKYMIFRDIRLDKSHEALSCMRTLRLLGWEDIAEFNIKRFRDLEMQQRTRRMYISAASTWLSSSAAMAMSVATFIAYALPFINAPRFRLRPELAIPVIHLLDNFIGPITDFPYAVNSVIEAYISLARIQNCFFPPTPRARPLPPPFANDATRLESGSPRNSGRRTGDKIKLSAGGDDEDSPLLWAEAEGLLRKGGRDRLLISPGVRAAAADMLEALESDPEVEVIFSSASFAWLPHTTSPFSPPPPFPAPAQVFDFSQQTCGTPEARGGAESPAALSRLPQVFLLPPPDASSVGAPTLCDLSFRLRRGELLLLTGPPGCGKSSVLHALLQQRELQLVQGSMFIKAALGVSLRDAKAGAAEPSAGTACATAYSKSLTTDDTPPIGYIAQEPWLQIGTIKENIVFNQELDEELYRRVVQACELHLDFESWPGGDGRFIDEGGADLSGGQRMRITMARAIYVSLAYRARARAQAASVAAQLARRKGELAAELRLLLRAGENPEGGSEAQAPAREGAAGGAGCSEARELSATAEEVSHLLCFDETFNSLDPYVAGRIFANLFGPQGLLGDAAVIVGASEQSLSGLVEQMNGGGETDAAAGDAHVRMSICCLLDGQIVWRGAIHDFRDRMRESAPPGVGAAAAPGTGKNASNEDAGDATSQEETIEGMLRGLELEPSSFSTPSPEGEAAEGKKEVDDMLKSLMVNEQEASGQVKLVSYTWYLRRVGVLVTIAFFLLYAAAVGTDFASDLWIAQWTGRTPASRPPYAAKEKPTEQTMEGMGSVRSEEKKITEAEKQAAGALYGDERMMGDGGKPPSERHGIGANLSNAFYLWFYVGLASANVLFELLMKLAGAKGSLNAARLMHNRLLNVICTAPLWFYDQNPIGRILNRLSTDIAIVDAGIFKRMGLVLGAFLNCVLGLGVLAVTTFWALPVLPILLLGVYYLVFRYYRATCREVQRASLISFSPLCSSFSECLSGRDTIFALRRKRVVCEKNLDQVENSQRTKMLHWGSSSWASIRLQLLTFPLAVLNAIVPRAVAYVQLPALAPVAGGSSSSSAHAGYLGLALSYSLSVASSLRRLLIHYAHLEKEMCSVERVHEYISCTGKMTPDTVAVWDSGLQPSSTHTDSLSSSSSTPGTSTPPAAGRSRQTSGRSSFAQSSASDSAFPFLPLQRKGLQLVEVDIRYRRPGFQYVRQLRESLEARLEAARARDGKAADSADDEADATLPFLQGHPATEKEMGRQVREIQNAVEDLKRGDEAIFLSPSLHRLSARVGATHHVGVVGRTGSGKSTLLQALTGLVPCYRGAILLDGIRIDCLPKQVLKQVVGVLPQNPVVFKGMTVRDVMDPRRQHTDDELWAALDEVGISAVIQFLPGGKQLDTVVAPDEAVQLELESADEKGARSKARMISPEGPVLRRRSLIRSSVSLGGGAERDGLSRRGSSFASERSEEPASSHPLSDVQLRYLALARLVLRAASYRLILVDEPPAETLGQLHAEAEETRSRSIRDGEGDGPQRQSSAASARAAPAMRQYSSHTGFTPIPQLIRRVFAHCTVFIVAHHVASLRTCDRVWLMWKGWKIGECSPDEIKTDKQLAEVMVRQVNQWRLQRRRDCGATDDLGAGP from the exons GTGGCGCGTATTCAGGTGGATGCTGCTCTGGATTTTCTTCGTGTATATCATTCGAGACGGCTTCGGATTCCTCAACACCTACTTCCTCAAGAGACTCCTGCAGCAGGATGGCGTCGACGCTGCTGGACTTCAGCGAA CCTTGGTGATTGGGTCCCTGATTTCCGTAGTTCAACTTGTTCAGATGTTTGTGGAGACTGCGATTGACTTCTATACCTGCCGCGTGTATATGCGCGTGGAAATCTGCCTCCTCACGGCTCTGTTCAAGAAGGTGATTCAGCcggacgccgtcgcgccgcccgctgtTATTCTGCGTGAATCCcttcgcgaggaggaggaagacttggaggcggaggccgcggggaCGCGCGCCGGTACCCTGGCAGGGCTAGGAGAACgcacggccgccgcaggggggggaggcgaacGCAAAAAAATGACGAACAAGCAAGACAAAGAGGCTTCGCGCGGATTCCAAGGCAACGTCTTCAACCTCATGTTCGTCGACattccttctctcgcgtccCTCATCTTCACCTTCGTTGACGTCGCCATGCTCCCCGTGCGCATCGGCTTGGCTGCCGTCATGCTCTACATGCAA gtcggcgtcgccgcggaggttCCTGGGCTCATCGCAGTCTTGGTCATTACGGTGGTGACTACGGGACTGGAAATCATCAACGCGAGCATGAAGACAAAGTACATG ATCTTTCGGGACATTCGCTTGGATAAAAGCCACGAGGCGCTCTCATGCATGCggacgctgcgcctgctcggCTGGGAGGACATTGCAGAGTTCAACATCAAGCGCTTCCGAGACCTCGAGATGCAGCAACGAACCCGGCGCATGTAcatctccgccgcctcgacgtGGCTCAGCTCTTCCGCAG CAATGGCGATGTCTGTTGCAACCTTCATCGCCTACGCGTTGCCCTTCATCAATGCTCCG AGGTTTCGCCTGCGCCCCGAGCTAGCGATTCCCGTGATTCATCTGCTGGACAACTTCATCGGTCCCATCACGGACTTTCCCTACGCCGTGAACAGCGTCATCGAGGCATACAtttcgctcgcgcgcatTCAGAATTGCTTTTttccgccgacgccgcgggcgcggcctcttccgccCCCATTCGCGAACGACGCGACTCGCTTGGAGTCTGGAAGTCCGCGAAacagcgggcggcgcacgGGCGACAAAATCAAGCTAagcgcgggaggcgacgacgaagactcGCCGCTGCTGTGGGCGGAGGCTGAAGGCCTCCTGCGAAAGGGAGGGCGCGACAGACTCCTCATTTCCCCAGGCGtgcgagcggctgcagcggacaTGCTTGA AGCTTTGGAGAGCGATCCCGAGGTTGAGGTGATtttttcttcggcgtcgtTCGCCTGGCTGCCGCACACGACGTCGCCattttctccgccgccgccgttccCCGCGCCGGCTCAGGTCTTTGACTTTTCGCAGCAGACCTGCGGGACTccagaggcccgcggcggcgcggaatcgcccgcggcgctctcgcgtctgccgcaggtCTTCCTGCTTCCCCCCCCCGACGCCTCATCCgtcggcgcgccgacgcttTGCGACCTTTCgtttcgcctgcggcgcggcgagctgctgctcttGACTGGACCGCCAGGCTGCGGGAAGTCTTCAgtcctgcatgcgctgctgcagcagagggaaCTCCAGCTGGTCCAGGGTTCGATGTTCATCAAggccgccctcggcgtctcgctgagagacgcgaaggcgggcgcggcggagcccagCGCGGGGACGGCGTGCGCGACCGCCTACAGCAAGTCGCTGACGACGGACGACACGCCACCGATCGGCTACATCGCCCAGGAGCCGTGGCTGCAGATCGGCACCATCAAGGAGAACATCGTTTTCAATCAGGAGCTGGACGAAGAGCTCTACCGGCGCGTGGTGCAGGCCTGCGAGCTGCACCTCGACTTCGAGTCCTGGCCTGGGGGCGACGGGCGCTTCatcgacgagggcggcgccgacctcAGCGGCGGACAGCGCATGCGGATCACCATGGCGCGGGCGATCTACGTCAGCCTCGCGTAccgagcgcgggcgcgggcgcaggccgcctccgtcgccgcccagcTTGCCCGCCGCAAGGGCGAGCTCGCTGCGGAGCTGCGGCTCCTtctgcgcgcaggcgagaacCCCGAGGGCGGCtccgaggcgcaggcgcccgcgcgcgagggagccgccggcggtgctggctgcagcgaggcgcgagagctgTCTGCCACCGCAGAAGAAGTCTCGCATCTGCTGTGCTTCGACGAGACCTTCAACTCGCTCGATCCCTACGTGGCGGGGCGGATCTTCGCGAACCTCTTTGGGCCCCAGGGCCTCCTGGGGGACGCGGCGGTGATCGTCGGCGCCAGTGAGCAGTCGCTCTCGGGGCTCGTTGAACAGATGAACggggggggagagacggatgccgctgcgggcgacgctCACGTGCGCATGTCGatctgctgtctcctcgaTGGCCAAATCGTCTGGAGGGGCGCCATCCACGACTTCCGCGACCGCATGCGCgagagcgcgccgcccggggtcggtgcagctgcggcgccagggACGGGGAAGAATGCGTCGAACGAAGATGCCGGCGACGCAACGTCTCAAGAGGAAACTATCGAAGGCATGCTCCGCGGGTTGGAACTGGAGCCCAGTTCCTTCTCGACTCCGTCGCCTGAaggcgaggctgccgagGGCAAGAAGGAAGTCGACGACATGCTGAAAAGCCTCATGGTGAATGAACAGGAGGCCAGCGGCCAGGTCAAACTCGTCTCCTACACCTG gtacctgcgccgcgtcggcgtcttgGTGACGATCGCCTTTTTCCTGCTGTacgccgcggcggtgggCACGGACTTTGCGAGTGACCTCTGGATCGCGCAGTGGACGGGCCGCACGCCTGCGAGCCGCCCACCCtacgcggcgaaggagaagccgACAGAGCAGACGATGGAGGGCATGGGAAGCGTCCGCtcggaagaaaaaaaaatcaCCGAGGCCGAGAAacaggccgccggcgcgctctacggcgacgagcggatgatgggcgacggcggcaaaCCCCCCAGCGAGCGCCACGGCATCGGCGCAAACCTCTCAAACGCCTTCTACCTCTGGTTCTACGTCGG GTTGGCGTCGGCGAACGTCCTCTTCGAGCTGCTGATGAagctggcgggcgcgaagggcTCGCTtaacgccgcgcggctgatGCACAATAGGCTGCTGAACGTGATTTGCACTGCGCCGCTCTGGTTCTACGATCAGAACCCGATAGGCCGCATTCTGAATCGCCTCTCCACCGACATCGCGATCGTTGACGCGGGCATCTTCAAGCGCATGGGCCTCGTGCTTGGCGCCTTCCTGAACTGCGTGCTCGGC CTCGGCGTGCTGGCGGTCACCACCTTCTGGGCGCTGCCGGTGCTCCCCATTCTGCTGCTGGGCGTCTACTACCTCGTCTTTCGGTACTACCGCGCGACATGCCGCGAAGTtcagcgcgcgtcgctgatctcgttttctccgctctGCTCATCCTTCAGCGAGTGCCTGAGCGGCCGCGACACCAtcttcgctctgcgccggaAGCGCGTCGTTTGCGAGAAAAACCTCGATCAAGTCGAAAACTCGCAGCGCACCAAAATGCTGCACTGGGG CTCGAGCTCCTGGGCATCTAtccgcctgcagcttctcACCTTCCCGCTGGCGGTGCTGAACGCGATCGTCCCCCGCGCGGTGGCATACgtgcagctgccggcgctggcgcccgtCGCGGGAGGCTCCAGCAGCTCGTCCGCGCACGCCGGGTACTTGGGGCTGGCCCTCTCTTACTCGCTGTcggtcgcctcctccctgcggcgtctcctgaTCCACTACGCACACCTCGAGAAAGAAATGTGTTCTGTCGAGCGCGTGCAC GAGTACATTTCTTGCACAGGGAAGATGACCCCGGACACGGTCGCGGTGTGGGATTCGGGGCTGCAGCCGTCGTCGACCCACACGGACTcgctgtcgtcctcctccagcACGCCTGGGACTtccacgccgcccgcggcggggcggtcgcggcagaCGAGTGGAAGGAGCTCGTTCGCTCAAAGCAGCGCGTCAGACTCGGCGTTTCCTTtcttgccgctgcagcgcaaaGGCCTGCAGCTTGTCGAAGTCGACATCCGCTACCGGCGCCCCGGGTTCCAGTACgtgaggcagctgcgcgagagcctcgaggcgcggctggaggccgcccgcgcgcgcgacggcaagGCAGCGGACTCTGCGGACGATGAGGCTGACGCCACGTTGCCCTTTCTGCAAGGTCACCCCGCCACCGAGAAAGAAATGGGCAGACAAGTCCGCGAGATCCAGAACGCCGTCGAGGACCTGaaacgcggcgacgaagcgaTCTTCCTCTCCCCCAGCCTCCACcgactctctgcgcgcgtagGCGCCACGCACCACGTCGGGGTCGTCGGCCGAACGGGCTCAG GCAAGTCAACGCTGCTGCAAGCGTTGACGGGCCTCGTACCGTGCTACAGAGGCGCTATTCTTCTGGATGGTATCCGCATCGACTGCCTGCCGAAGCAAGTCCTGAAGCAAGTCGTCGGCGTCCTGCCGCAGAACCCGGTTGTCTTCAAAGGCATGACGGTTCGCGACGTTATGGACCCGCGG CGTCAACACACCGACGATGAGTTGTGGGCGGCGCTAGACGAAGTGGGCATCTCGGCGGTGATTCAGTTTCTGCCTGGCGGGAAGCAGCTCGACACAGTCGTCGCGCCGGACGAGGCTGTGCAGCTGGAACTGGAGAGTGCGGACGAGAAAGGGGCGCGCAGCAAGGCGCGGATGATCAGCCCCGAGGGCCCtgtgctgcggcgcaggagcctcATCCGCTCGTCTGTCAGTCTGGGGGGGGGAGCAGAGCGGGACGGCCTCTCTCGGCGAGGTTCCTCCTTTGCGTCAGAGCGATCCGAGGAGCCGGCGTCCTCCCACCCGCTCTCCGACGTCCAGCTGCGCtacctcgcgctcgcccgaTTGGTTCTTCGCGCAGCGTCGTATCGCCTCATCCTCGTCGATGAGCCTCCCGCGGAGACCTTGGGGCAGCTCCAcgcggaggccgaagagacgcggtcgcggtcgattcgcgacggcgagggcgacggcccCCAGCGTCAGTCCAGTGCCgcaagcgcgcgcgcggcgcccgccatgCGCCAGTACAGCTCCCACACGGGGTTTACCCCGATTCCGCAGCTCATCCGTCGCGTCTTTGCACACTGCACTGTGTTTATCGTCGCGCACCACGTGGCTTCGCTGCGGACCTGCGACCGCGTCTGGCTCATGTGGAAGGGCTGGAAAATCGGCGAGTGCTCTCCCGACGAAATAAAAACCGACAAGCAACTCGCAGAAGTCATGGTGAGACAGGTAAACCAGTGGAGATtgcagcggagacgggactgcggcgcgacggACGACTTAGGGGCAGGGCCCTAA
- a CDS encoding hypothetical protein (encoded by transcript BESB_017770) yields MADDLVALQRQIDGYSSSDEETTSAAPAKEADDGCQSEQTDAQDGEAAPATKSDDESFFDLAAVVAEGRQRRLERKKRARQPESGSNNGVSPGVQLPCPVTEIDLMAERVREETERREAHEKRAMQRPEELTHVSAGGPAGDGLSRRERRRQKIENANKKPQQVYVGLPIGKTWHVPLVGIEGRGGYRKGADAVAQDEEDNEAKSGEKRKAMTVKEKEKLKRKKGQSSHATWKPELWMQLRQQYD; encoded by the exons ATGGCTGACGACCTGGTGGCGCTCCAGCGTCAGATCGACGGCTACTCGTCTTCTGACGAGGAAACtacgtctgcggcgcctgcgaaggaAGCCGACGACGGGTGTCAGAGCGAGCAAACAGACGCACAGGATGGTgaagccgcgcccgccacaAAATCTGACGACGAGAGCTTCTTCGAtctcgcggccgtcgtcgcggaaggccggcagcgccgccttgAGCGGAAAAAGCGGGCACGACAGCCAGAGAGTGGCTCTAACAACGGAGTCTCTCCAGGCGTCCAGCTGCCTTGCCCAG TAACGGAAATCGACTTGATGGCTGAGCGCgtgcgagaggagacagagcgccgcgaggcacaCGAAAAACGCGCGATGCAACGCCCCGAAGAACTCACGCACGTCTCTGCAGGAGGGCCGGCCGGAGAcggcctcagccgccgagagcgccgccggcaaaAGATCGAAAATGCAAACAAAAAAC ctcaGCAAGTTTACGTCGGGCTGCCGATCGGCAAAACATGGCACGTCCCGCTCGTCGGCATTGAAGGCCGAGGCGGGTACAGgaagggcgccgacgcggtggcgcaggacgaagaggatAACGAAGCCAAATCCGGAG agaagcggaaggcgaTGACCGTGAAGGAAAAGGAGAAGctgaagcggaagaaggggCAAAGCTCGCATGCAACGTGGAAGCCTGAGCTTTggatgcagctgcgccagcagTACGACTGA
- a CDS encoding hypothetical protein (encoded by transcript BESB_017780) produces MERPEAGDGERILDATPLDDEGVLTLIELDSKHPVIITANTQVQQYLLEAVNKLIAEVCELETCGRRRLSASAQEHEASAGSPERQASGGTARVLEATAALAAEDRSKFAEQMKQCRILLDACNSVVVDLDGVDFSAMKVIWGDERSVRQSRKHLTQLVERMSDRLEKTNQFLKSVFARLPKLPSGSTSSSESPAASPSPAFASVVYSAAATASGEGEESSEQTGEKAEKAGDAKSRESSDKAGDEAPEPVAYVSAGLVSGSLLEESSAGRGRGRGDALAPGAGRGRGLVPAARGRGRGVLGAGRGRGLGPEDSPPSSEDEAGGAEEGLKAPTAAGWSASATAYSFSFSSPGAAAPSPPADGDKDRAPAASSAVEGDDGGEARRLEGRKHARAEGEREGGDSGAGGWGTRRWKRKPASNVDWLLKCRTKLCELKERTIHKAISDVFIKDRTTQETIENMNHNSSKLEVVSSKPQSEITADDRRVFMRSIESFIAGLEKACALIAKQAMNKRQLMNLFESACKVEKLQTPNELLQEMRSTASLLQTFAFMPPSRDSDSD; encoded by the exons ATGGAGAGGCCCGaagccggcgacggcgagcgcatCTTAGACGCGACGCCTCTGGACGACGAAGGAGTTCTCACGCTCATTGAGCTTGACTCAAAACATCCTGTT aTCATCACGGCGAATACGCAGGTTCAACAATATCTCCTCGAGGCCGTGAACAAA CTCATCGCAGAGGTCTGCGAGTTGGAGACCTGCGGGAGGCGTCGCCTTTCGGCGAGCGCACAGGAACACGAGGCTTCCGCCGGATCCCCAGAGAGGCAGGCCAGCGGAGGGACGGCGCGTGTGTTGGAGGCAACGGCCGCCCTGGCTGCAGAGGACAGATCCAAGTTCGCCGAGCAAATGAAGCAGTGCCGCATCCTACTAGACGCCTGTAACAGCGTCGTCGTTGATTTG GACGGCGTGGACTTCTCCGCGATGAAAGTCATTTGGGGCGACGAGCGTTCTGTGCGGCAGTCTAGAAAGCATCTCACGCAGCTCGTGGAG CGCATGTCAGATCGCCTGGAGAAGACGAATCAGTTTTTGAAATCCGTTTTTGCGCGTCTGCCAAAGCTCCCGTCGGGCTCTACGTCCTCGTCTGAGTCTccagcggcgtctccttcgccggctTTTGCGTCCGTGGTGtactccgcggccgcgacggcaagcggagaaggcgaagaaagcagcgagcagacaggagagaaagcggaaaagGCAGGAGACGCCAAATCCCGAGAGAGCAGCGACAAGGCGGGTGATGAGGCGCCTGAACCAGTTGCGTACGTGTCGGCAGGGCTCGTTTCTGGCAGTCTTCTCGAAGAATCGAGCGCGGGACGAGGCAGGGGCCGTGGCGACGCGCTTGCGCCCGGCGCCGGAAG GGGTCGCGGGCTcgtccctgcggcgcggggacgcggtcgcggcgtcttGGGCGCGGGACGGGGCCGGGGCCTGGGGCCGGAGGACAGCCCGCCGTCGTCAGAGgacgaggccggcggggcggaggagggcctGAAGGCGCCGACTGCGGCAGGCTggtcggcgtctgcgacgGCCTACtcgttttcgttttcttctcccggGGCGGCTGCCCCGTCGCCCCCCGCCGACGGAGACAAGgaccgcgcgcccgccgcgagttccgccgtggagggcgacgacggcggcgaggcgaggcgcctggaAGGCCGcaagcacgcgcgcgcggaaggcgagagagagggaggagactcAGGAGCGGGGGGCTGGGGCACTCGGCGGTGGAAGCGGAAGCCGGCGTCCAACGTCGACTGGCTGCTCAAATGCCGCACGAAGCTCTGCGAGCTGAAGGAGCGCACTATCCACAAGGCGATCTCTGACGTCTTCATCAAGGATCGG ACGACTCAAGAAACGATAGAGAACATGAACCACAACTCGAGCAAGCTGGAGGTGGTCTCCAGCAAGCCGCAGTCGGAAATCACCGCGGACGA TCGCCGGGTCTTCATGCGCTCAATCGAGAGCTTCATCGCAGGCCTGGAAAAG GCGTGTGCACTGATCGCGAAGCAAGCGATGAACAAGCGGCAGCTGATGAATCTCTTCGAGAGTGCGTGCAAAGTGGAGAAGCTTCAGACGCCCAACGAGCTTCTACAGGAAAT GAGAAGCACAGCGTCGCTCCTTCAGACTTTCGCCTTCATGCCGCCGAGCCGAGACAGCGACTCGGACTGA